In Fortiea contorta PCC 7126, one genomic interval encodes:
- a CDS encoding protein kinase domain-containing protein, which translates to MHRFSPKITKLHESVSQQTQLGQMCGSKELFRDRYEIIRILGRGGFGITFLARNALLPGKPLCVIKQLCPKTSSTKSLQKASERFEKEAKTLGQLGSHSQIPMLLDYFEGNGEFYLVQEYVRGSTLAREVRRTGRKSEAAVKQFLQELLPVLKYLHKNHVIHRDIKPQNLLRCEDDQRFVLIDFGAVKEKLAEACENSSYKNVSTNFIGTMGFAPPEQFSLRPVYASDIYALGVTAIYLLTGKGPLEFEHDRNTGEICWQKEVNVSQGFAQILSKMVKVSLEERFKTADEVMRALNLQGYIPTLNNCLTTQPPKNPNQTQREKLPIYIPPVKRTAIAIREWQAKFRSTKPQEDLHNYITQVSN; encoded by the coding sequence ATGCACAGATTTTCACCGAAAATAACGAAGTTACATGAAAGTGTTTCACAACAAACTCAACTCGGTCAAATGTGTGGTTCTAAAGAACTATTTCGCGATCGCTATGAAATCATCAGAATTCTAGGTAGGGGCGGTTTTGGCATCACTTTTCTAGCTAGAAATGCCCTATTGCCAGGAAAGCCATTGTGTGTAATTAAACAACTTTGCCCCAAAACTAGTAGCACCAAAAGCTTACAAAAAGCATCAGAACGGTTTGAAAAAGAAGCAAAAACTTTGGGTCAACTCGGTAGTCACTCGCAAATTCCCATGTTATTAGACTACTTTGAGGGCAATGGAGAGTTTTATTTAGTGCAAGAATATGTCCGTGGTTCCACTTTGGCTAGGGAGGTGAGACGAACTGGTCGCAAGAGTGAAGCCGCAGTTAAACAGTTTTTACAAGAATTATTACCTGTATTAAAATATCTGCACAAAAATCATGTGATTCATCGAGACATTAAGCCTCAAAATTTGTTGCGGTGTGAAGATGACCAGCGGTTTGTGTTGATTGATTTCGGTGCAGTCAAAGAGAAATTAGCCGAAGCTTGTGAAAATTCCAGCTATAAAAATGTGTCTACTAATTTTATTGGGACGATGGGATTTGCGCCGCCAGAACAGTTTTCGTTGCGTCCAGTTTATGCTAGTGATATTTATGCTCTGGGTGTAACAGCTATTTATTTATTGACTGGTAAAGGCCCTTTAGAATTTGAACATGACCGGAATACCGGTGAGATATGTTGGCAAAAAGAAGTGAATGTCAGTCAGGGGTTTGCTCAGATTTTGAGCAAAATGGTGAAAGTTTCTTTGGAGGAGCGGTTTAAGACTGCTGATGAAGTGATGAGAGCATTAAATTTACAAGGTTATATACCGACTTTAAATAACTGTTTAACTACCCAACCACCAAAAAACCCAAATCAGACACAACGAGAAAAATTGCCGATTTATATCCCACCTGTAAAAAGAACAGCGATCGCTATTCGTGAATGGCAAGCAAAATTCCGCTCAACTAAGCCACAAGAAGATTTGCACAACTATATAACTCAAGTATCAAATTAA
- a CDS encoding Rpn family recombination-promoting nuclease/putative transposase, with amino-acid sequence MRRDSIFYKLFQQSPTLLFELLTNPPKNADDYRFDSVAVKEPKFEIDGVFLPPETENPGVVYFCEVQFQKDERLYERVFAESYLYFYRNRDRFSNLHIVIIYPSRSLEQSEILPYLSQLNSPQINRIYLDELGDIRSLPVWVALMVLTTLDDQQATVQARYLLARSEQESASSNRAIIELLTTIMVYKFEDKSQREVEQMLGITLQQTRVYREIKQEGREEGREEGREEGREEGREVEARSLILRQLTRRVGELPQQVRSRVESLSLEQLENLGEALLDFTSMADLDAWLAAMLPEGTGQSGM; translated from the coding sequence ATGCGTCGAGATTCAATATTTTATAAATTATTTCAACAATCGCCAACTTTGTTATTTGAACTATTGACAAACCCGCCTAAAAATGCAGATGACTACAGATTTGATTCGGTAGCTGTTAAAGAACCAAAATTTGAAATTGATGGAGTGTTCTTACCCCCAGAAACCGAAAATCCGGGGGTTGTATATTTTTGTGAGGTGCAATTTCAGAAGGATGAAAGACTCTACGAACGGGTGTTTGCGGAATCCTACTTATATTTCTACCGTAATCGAGATAGATTTAGTAACTTGCACATAGTGATCATTTATCCGTCTCGCAGTCTCGAACAGAGTGAGATTTTGCCATATTTAAGTCAACTAAACAGTCCACAGATAAATCGCATATATTTAGATGAGTTGGGAGATATTCGCTCCTTACCTGTGTGGGTGGCGCTGATGGTGTTAACGACGTTAGATGATCAGCAAGCTACCGTACAAGCTAGATACTTGCTAGCTAGAAGTGAACAAGAATCAGCATCATCCAACCGCGCCATAATAGAACTACTGACCACAATCATGGTGTACAAATTTGAAGACAAAAGCCAACGGGAGGTAGAACAAATGTTAGGTATTACACTCCAACAAACGCGGGTTTATAGAGAAATTAAGCAAGAAGGACGTGAGGAAGGACGTGAGGAAGGACGTGAGGAAGGACGTGAGGAAGGACGTGAGGTGGAAGCACGATCGCTCATTTTGCGTCAATTAACTCGACGGGTAGGAGAATTACCGCAACAGGTGCGATCGCGTGTCGAATCCCTCTCGCTGGAACAGTTGGAAAATCTGGGGGAAGCGTTGCTTGATTTTACCAGTATGGCTGATTTGGATGCTTGGTTGGCAGCGATGCTCCCAGAGGGAACTGGACAAAGTGGGATGTAA
- the queA gene encoding tRNA preQ1(34) S-adenosylmethionine ribosyltransferase-isomerase QueA — protein sequence MEQQITPDELNLIPRLSSKGDELDKTLSAYEYELPTELIAQNPAFPRDSSRLMVVNSRSTVNKKAPLNHIFCDLPELLQPGDLLVMNNTKVMAARLYGRKSTGAEIEVLLLEERQHNCWLALVKPGKRFKGGAKIIFDARGDEGVSSSLAPIPLLSATVLETDQATGGRLLQFDVPEGMSLVQLLQVYGEIPLPPYINASAADDEQYQTVYAQHPGAIAAPTAGLHFTPELLDKLRDRHINQAFVTLHVGVGTFRPVEVEDVTTHQMHEEWMEVPVETVEQIRATKAAGGRVIAVGTTVVRALEGAAQSGELQPFCGKTNLFIYPGYQVRVVQGLITNFHLPRSSLLMLVSAFIGRQRLLNIYQQAIAAQYRFYSFGDAMLILPEAVELPISEGTLNGQLLTGKTHV from the coding sequence ATGGAGCAACAAATAACACCAGATGAATTGAATCTCATTCCTCGATTGAGTAGCAAAGGCGATGAACTCGACAAAACATTAAGTGCTTATGAGTATGAACTACCAACAGAATTGATTGCACAAAATCCCGCATTCCCTAGGGATAGTTCTCGCCTCATGGTAGTAAATTCTCGTAGCACTGTCAATAAAAAAGCACCTTTAAATCATATTTTTTGTGATTTACCAGAACTCCTACAACCAGGAGATTTACTGGTGATGAATAATACTAAGGTTATGGCAGCAAGGCTCTATGGTCGTAAATCCACGGGTGCGGAGATTGAGGTGCTGCTATTGGAAGAACGACAGCATAACTGTTGGTTAGCCTTAGTCAAGCCGGGAAAACGATTTAAGGGAGGGGCGAAGATAATTTTTGATGCGAGGGGAGACGAGGGGGTGAGTTCTTCCTTAGCCCCCATTCCTTTGCTGTCAGCTACAGTTTTGGAGACAGATCAGGCGACGGGAGGGCGGTTGCTGCAATTTGATGTCCCAGAGGGGATGTCTTTAGTGCAATTACTACAGGTGTATGGAGAAATTCCTTTACCGCCTTATATCAATGCGTCTGCGGCCGATGATGAGCAATATCAAACGGTTTATGCTCAACATCCAGGAGCGATCGCTGCTCCTACTGCTGGGCTACATTTTACCCCAGAATTGCTGGACAAATTGCGCGATCGCCATATAAATCAAGCTTTTGTGACGCTACATGTAGGTGTGGGGACTTTTCGCCCTGTGGAAGTGGAAGATGTCACCACCCACCAAATGCATGAAGAATGGATGGAAGTACCCGTGGAGACTGTGGAACAAATCCGGGCGACGAAAGCTGCTGGTGGGCGAGTGATTGCGGTGGGAACGACGGTAGTACGGGCTTTAGAAGGAGCGGCGCAATCTGGAGAATTGCAACCATTTTGTGGTAAGACAAACTTGTTTATTTATCCAGGCTACCAAGTGCGGGTGGTGCAAGGATTAATTACTAATTTTCATTTACCGCGTTCTAGTTTATTGATGCTGGTGAGCGCTTTTATTGGTAGACAGCGACTGTTAAATATATACCAACAAGCGATCGCCGCGCAATATCGTTTCTATTCTTTCGGTGACGCGATGCTGATTTTACCAGAAGCAGTGGAATTGCCAATTTCAGAGGGAACTCTTAACGGGCAACTCTTAACAGGAAAAACTCATGTTTAA
- a CDS encoding DUF3386 domain-containing protein, producing MTQPTKASVFFQTAYEGRYTWDANFPGYTADVQLIQGEEVYTGEIIINCDLSIKVTGIADEQIQEGIYIQLQDVVIHRQHSSFEQSHGKCEFILGETDATGAVEILVKSDTVDSYYKIREGKISQVRRAIARNAFVIDTHENFDTGAGYIPSRYDATFRNSKTDEVTSVLKFEDTYEKFGDYYLMTKQVVHEYQNSDRATTEFRYSNIRLLGPRT from the coding sequence ATGACACAGCCAACAAAAGCAAGCGTTTTCTTCCAAACCGCTTATGAAGGTCGTTACACTTGGGACGCAAACTTTCCTGGTTACACTGCAGATGTGCAACTAATCCAAGGTGAGGAAGTTTACACTGGTGAGATTATCATTAACTGTGACTTGAGTATAAAAGTAACAGGAATTGCAGATGAACAGATTCAAGAAGGTATTTATATTCAATTACAAGATGTAGTAATTCATCGCCAACATTCCAGTTTTGAGCAGTCTCACGGTAAGTGCGAGTTTATTTTAGGCGAAACAGATGCAACTGGTGCGGTGGAAATTTTAGTTAAAAGCGACACCGTAGATTCTTATTATAAAATCCGAGAGGGAAAAATTTCTCAGGTAAGACGAGCGATCGCTCGCAATGCTTTTGTCATTGATACCCATGAAAACTTTGATACAGGCGCTGGTTACATTCCCAGTCGCTACGATGCTACATTCCGCAACTCTAAAACCGATGAAGTCACCAGCGTGCTGAAATTTGAAGATACCTACGAGAAATTTGGTGATTATTATTTAATGACTAAACAGGTTGTACACGAGTATCAAAATAGCGATCGCGCTACCACTGAATTCCGATACTCTAATATTAGGCTTTTGGGGCCTCGGACGTAG
- a CDS encoding NifU family protein, whose product MELTIENVETVLDEMRPYLISDGGNVEVVELDGPVVKLRLQGACGSCPSSTMTLRMGIERRLREMIPEIAEVEQVI is encoded by the coding sequence ATGGAACTGACAATCGAAAACGTCGAAACAGTGTTGGATGAAATGCGCCCTTATCTGATATCTGATGGTGGTAATGTAGAAGTTGTAGAACTAGATGGGCCTGTAGTCAAACTGAGACTACAAGGTGCTTGTGGCTCTTGTCCCAGTTCGACAATGACTTTGAGAATGGGTATCGAACGCCGCCTCAGAGAAATGATTCCCGAAATTGCAGAAGTTGAACAAGTGATATAA
- a CDS encoding S66 peptidase family protein produces the protein MPSDRRQFLTTLGLATLATQVYLPTAQGERSPHTISKPSRLYKGDTIGLIAPAAIVTLEDITIAQALFADLGLKVKLGAHILDRYGYLAGKDIDRAQDINTMFTDKTVKAIIAMRGGWGCNRILPLLDYASIRAHPKIFIGYSDITSLLLAINARSRLITFHGPVATSTWNQFTLNYFQRLLFQGEAIKMQNLADGETRIEVITPGKARGKLIGGNLSVLSAMVGSPYLPSWNNSILFLEEISEDVYRVDRMLTQLKNAGILNQITGLIFGQCTNCSPGDEPNFTLKQILEQHLIPLKIPAWYGSMIGHIKDKFTVPVGAEVEIDAQSGTIQMLASATI, from the coding sequence ATGCCTAGCGATCGCCGTCAATTTCTGACTACATTAGGATTAGCTACCCTCGCCACCCAAGTTTATCTTCCCACTGCCCAAGGTGAGCGATCGCCACACACAATCTCGAAACCATCCCGGTTGTACAAAGGTGATACTATCGGTTTGATTGCGCCTGCAGCGATCGTCACATTGGAAGATATTACTATCGCCCAGGCGCTCTTTGCAGATTTAGGACTAAAAGTCAAGCTAGGCGCACATATTTTAGACCGCTACGGTTATCTAGCAGGTAAAGATATCGACCGCGCCCAAGATATCAACACCATGTTTACTGATAAAACGGTAAAAGCCATTATTGCCATGCGTGGTGGTTGGGGCTGTAACCGCATCTTACCATTACTAGACTACGCCAGTATCCGCGCCCATCCCAAAATATTCATCGGCTACAGTGATATTACTTCTTTACTATTAGCAATCAACGCCCGCAGTCGCTTGATTACTTTTCACGGCCCAGTAGCTACCTCCACCTGGAATCAATTCACACTCAATTATTTCCAACGTCTCTTGTTTCAAGGAGAGGCGATAAAAATGCAAAATCTCGCCGATGGTGAAACACGAATAGAAGTAATTACACCAGGAAAAGCTAGAGGAAAACTGATAGGAGGTAACTTATCAGTTCTATCAGCAATGGTCGGTTCACCTTACCTTCCTTCATGGAACAATAGCATTTTATTTCTAGAAGAAATTAGCGAAGATGTTTACCGCGTAGACCGGATGTTGACACAATTAAAAAATGCGGGAATCTTAAATCAAATCACTGGCTTAATTTTTGGTCAATGTACCAATTGTTCACCAGGAGATGAACCAAACTTTACGCTCAAACAAATCTTGGAACAGCATCTAATTCCTCTGAAAATTCCCGCGTGGTACGGTTCCATGATTGGTCATATTAAAGATAAATTTACTGTTCCTGTAGGTGCAGAAGTGGAAATCGACGCCCAATCCGGGACAATCCAAATGTTAGCTTCAGCCACAATTTAA
- a CDS encoding serine/threonine-protein kinase — protein MICCLNPDCPNPLNPDSNKLCQTCSTPLIPLLRNRFRVIRVLSDEGGFGRTYLSQDIDKLNERCVIKQLAPKFQGTWSQKKAMELFAEEAKRLQELGEHPQIPTLVAYFEQDHCMYLVQQFINGENLLKELQRRKVYKDRDIQAILLDILPILKFIHERGVIHRDLKPENIIRSHLDGRLSLIDFGSSKQFTSRVHNKIGTSIGSHGYSPIEQIRDGKAYPASDLFGLGATCFHLLTGISPFQLWMEHGYAWVASWRQYLRSPINAELDYVLDKLLQKDIQYRYQTTSEVIRELAPKSQLLLPPANSKATRVPTNQTKFLPRKFNILKSLVLVSAFILLFGFGDAWYQQYQHIQASLASRLSRSNHRQSNSEAVLSESATIALGNVSLAKTLKGGKNSILSVAISPDGKMIASNSDRTIKLWNLATGEEISTLNGHSLRVNVVSITPDGKTLVSGSDDNTIKVWNLATGKPIHTLIGHSDSVHALAISPDGKTIIDGSDDNTIKVWNLSTGQIIRTLVGHEFWVRSIVVSPDGQTLASGSFDKTIKVWNLAKGYAIRTLENAKTITCLAISPDGKILASASRDRTIKLWNLASGEEISTLMGHANTVTSVSFSPDGKTLVSGSRDRTIKLWNLSSKEEIFTLVGHTNTVTSVSFSPDGKTLVSGSDDHTIKIWRVAS, from the coding sequence ATGATCTGCTGCTTAAATCCCGATTGCCCAAACCCTCTAAATCCTGATAGCAACAAGTTATGTCAAACTTGTAGCACGCCGTTGATACCACTGCTGAGAAACCGTTTCCGTGTGATCCGCGTGCTTTCAGATGAAGGGGGATTTGGCAGAACCTATCTATCACAAGATATTGATAAATTGAATGAACGCTGTGTCATTAAACAACTAGCCCCAAAATTTCAAGGAACTTGGTCACAAAAGAAAGCTATGGAGTTGTTTGCTGAAGAAGCAAAGCGACTGCAAGAACTTGGTGAACATCCGCAAATTCCCACACTAGTAGCTTACTTTGAACAAGACCACTGTATGTATTTGGTGCAGCAGTTTATTAATGGGGAAAATTTACTCAAGGAGTTACAGCGACGGAAGGTATATAAAGATAGGGATATTCAAGCAATTTTGCTAGATATATTACCTATACTTAAATTTATTCATGAGCGCGGCGTTATTCACCGCGACCTGAAGCCAGAAAATATTATTCGCTCTCATCTTGACGGAAGATTAAGTTTAATTGATTTTGGTTCTTCCAAGCAGTTTACATCGAGAGTACATAATAAAATTGGCACTTCGATTGGTTCTCATGGCTATTCTCCTATTGAACAAATTAGAGATGGTAAAGCTTATCCTGCTAGCGATTTGTTTGGCTTGGGAGCTACCTGCTTTCATCTACTGACGGGAATTTCTCCGTTTCAGTTGTGGATGGAACATGGCTACGCTTGGGTAGCAAGTTGGCGACAATATTTGCGGAGTCCAATTAATGCTGAATTGGATTATGTTTTAGATAAACTTTTACAAAAAGATATCCAGTACCGTTATCAAACCACGAGTGAAGTTATCAGGGAATTGGCGCCAAAATCACAGCTTTTGCTACCACCAGCTAATAGCAAAGCTACTAGAGTTCCTACAAATCAGACAAAATTTTTACCAAGAAAATTCAATATATTGAAAAGTTTAGTCTTGGTATCTGCATTTATTTTGTTATTTGGTTTTGGTGATGCTTGGTATCAGCAATATCAACATATCCAAGCTAGTTTAGCGTCTCGCTTGAGTCGGTCAAATCATCGACAAAGTAATAGTGAAGCGGTTCTGAGTGAGTCCGCAACAATTGCTTTGGGGAATGTTTCCTTAGCAAAAACTCTCAAAGGTGGTAAAAATTCGATTCTGTCTGTAGCTATTAGTCCCGATGGTAAGATGATTGCTAGTAATAGCGATCGCACCATCAAACTCTGGAATCTGGCTACAGGTGAGGAAATTTCTACACTCAATGGCCACTCTTTGAGGGTAAATGTGGTGAGTATCACCCCGGATGGCAAAACTTTAGTTAGTGGTAGCGATGACAACACTATTAAAGTCTGGAATCTCGCTACAGGAAAGCCAATCCATACCTTAATTGGGCATTCTGACTCAGTTCATGCTCTAGCTATCAGCCCAGATGGAAAAACTATAATCGATGGTAGTGATGATAACACCATCAAAGTGTGGAATTTATCTACAGGACAAATAATTCGGACACTAGTAGGACATGAGTTTTGGGTACGGTCAATTGTGGTGAGTCCCGATGGTCAAACCCTTGCTAGTGGTAGTTTTGATAAAACTATTAAGGTGTGGAATTTAGCTAAAGGGTATGCAATTCGGACGTTAGAGAATGCTAAAACTATCACATGTTTGGCAATTAGCCCGGATGGAAAAATTTTAGCCAGCGCTAGCCGCGATCGCACCATTAAACTCTGGAACTTGGCTAGCGGTGAAGAAATTTCTACACTGATGGGACACGCCAACACAGTCACATCTGTCAGCTTTAGTCCAGATGGGAAAACTTTAGTTAGTGGTAGCCGCGATCGCACAATTAAACTCTGGAATCTCAGTAGCAAAGAAGAAATTTTTACCCTAGTAGGACACACGAATACTGTGACGTCTGTTAGCTTCAGTCCAGATGGCAAAACCCTAGTCAGCGGTAGTGATGACCATACAATTAAGATTTGGCGAGTTGCTAGTTAG
- a CDS encoding tetratricopeptide repeat protein gives MSNKYHLQQCLHLIAKTALFCSSTLVVLMTPMMLNTSTSKLLAQNPISQDLEAASFYQQGVTRWNRQDWEGAESAFRAALQRDPNLGMARNYLGNILLQQNRVDAAVQEYAEAVRINPDFGEAYYNLGLALHRQGQRETAITAYRRSLLINPTVAAVHYNLGLALFEQGKLEDAIAAYQQAINLDSSNANAYFNLAIAQQNQGQISAAMANYQQVLQRDPKNITAYNNLGSLMAIQGQVSEAISIYHQAIRQNPQDASAYYNLGVTLYNQGDIRQANVALKRAHSVYTVQGNTEQIKKIEQLMQQIAQSPQPQPSSGKK, from the coding sequence ATGTCTAACAAATACCATTTACAACAGTGTTTACACTTAATCGCCAAGACGGCGCTATTTTGCTCGTCTACACTTGTGGTCTTGATGACACCAATGATGCTGAATACTTCCACAAGCAAATTGTTAGCACAAAATCCGATTTCTCAAGATTTAGAAGCGGCTAGTTTTTATCAGCAGGGGGTGACGCGCTGGAATCGCCAAGATTGGGAGGGTGCTGAATCAGCTTTCCGCGCAGCTTTGCAGCGAGATCCTAATTTAGGGATGGCGAGAAATTATTTAGGTAATATTTTACTACAACAAAACCGCGTGGATGCGGCGGTGCAGGAGTATGCAGAGGCTGTGCGGATTAATCCCGACTTTGGCGAGGCTTATTATAATTTGGGGTTGGCTTTGCATCGCCAAGGTCAAAGGGAAACGGCGATTACTGCTTATCGTCGGAGCTTGTTAATTAATCCCACAGTAGCGGCTGTCCATTATAATTTAGGTTTGGCACTGTTTGAACAGGGAAAATTGGAGGATGCGATCGCAGCTTATCAACAAGCGATTAATTTGGATAGTAGCAATGCTAATGCTTATTTTAACTTAGCGATCGCCCAACAGAATCAAGGTCAAATATCCGCAGCGATGGCTAACTATCAGCAAGTTTTACAACGAGATCCCAAAAATATCACCGCTTACAATAATTTGGGAAGTCTAATGGCAATTCAAGGTCAAGTATCTGAGGCCATTTCTATTTACCATCAAGCTATTCGTCAAAATCCTCAAGATGCTTCTGCTTACTATAACTTGGGAGTAACTCTATATAATCAAGGGGATATCAGACAGGCTAACGTAGCATTAAAACGCGCTCATAGTGTATACACTGTCCAAGGAAACACTGAACAAATCAAGAAAATTGAACAGTTAATGCAGCAAATCGCCCAATCACCCCAGCCGCAACCCTCATCTGGGAAAAAGTAA
- a CDS encoding glycoside hydrolase has protein sequence MSHPLHVAFIWHQHQPLYKSPDSGASLATSQQYRLPWVRLHGTKDYLDLVLILERYPKLHQTVNLVPSLILQLEDYIAGTAFDPYLTASLTPVEQLNQQQREFIIQHFFDANHHTLIDPHPRYAELYNQRQEQGQTWCLANWELQDYGDLLAWHNLAWIDPLFWDDPEIATWLKQGRNFTLSDRQRIYSKQREIISRIIPQHRKMQAAGQLEVTTTPYTHPILPLLADTSSGRVAVPNMTLPGYRFQWAEDIPRHLQKAWDLYTDRFGQEPRGLWPSEQSVSPEILPYIIKQGFKWICSDEAVLGWTLQHFFHRDGAGNVQQPELLYQPYRLQTPAGDVSIVFRDHRLSDLIGFTYGAMPAKKAAADLVGHLQAIAKMQRDSQNEKPWLVTIALDGENCWEFYPQDGKPFLEALYQTLELEPHLKLVTVSEFLEQFPPTATIPGGQLHSGSWVDGSFTTWIGDPAKNRAWDYLTQARVTLANHPEATEETNPEAWEALYAAEGSDWFWWFGEGHSSNQDAIFDQLFREHLYGIYKALNEPIPSYLRQPVEAHAARTDHRPEGFIHPVIDGKGDEQDWDKAGRIEIGGARGTMHNSSLVQRLWYGVDHLNFYLRVDFKSGIVVGGDLPAELNLLWFYPNKTMVNSPIPLAEVPDSAPTNYLFHHHLEINLLTQTVQFREAGDTYQWHPRFSRAQVALDNCLEVAIPWADLQVPPDYPLRLILVLSDEGRFRNYLPENALIPIEVP, from the coding sequence ATGTCTCACCCTCTCCATGTCGCTTTTATCTGGCATCAACATCAGCCGCTGTACAAATCTCCTGACAGCGGTGCTTCACTGGCTACTAGTCAGCAGTATCGTTTGCCGTGGGTAAGGTTGCATGGCACTAAAGATTATTTGGATTTGGTGTTAATTTTAGAGCGGTATCCCAAGTTACATCAAACGGTGAATTTGGTACCCTCTTTGATATTACAGCTAGAAGATTATATTGCTGGTACAGCTTTTGACCCTTATCTCACAGCTAGTTTGACGCCTGTTGAACAACTCAATCAACAACAGCGGGAATTTATCATTCAGCACTTTTTTGATGCTAATCACCACACTTTAATTGATCCCCATCCCCGCTATGCTGAGTTATATAACCAACGACAAGAACAAGGACAAACTTGGTGTTTAGCCAACTGGGAATTACAAGATTATGGTGATTTGTTGGCTTGGCACAATTTGGCGTGGATTGATCCCCTGTTTTGGGATGATCCCGAAATTGCCACTTGGTTAAAACAGGGTCGCAATTTTACTTTAAGCGATCGCCAGCGCATTTATTCTAAACAACGAGAAATTATCAGCCGCATCATCCCCCAACACCGGAAAATGCAAGCCGCAGGACAGTTGGAGGTGACAACTACACCATACACTCACCCGATTTTGCCCTTGTTGGCTGATACTAGTTCTGGGCGGGTAGCTGTGCCGAATATGACATTGCCTGGATACCGTTTCCAATGGGCAGAAGATATTCCCCGCCACTTACAAAAAGCCTGGGATTTATATACAGATAGATTTGGACAAGAACCACGGGGCTTGTGGCCTTCAGAGCAGTCAGTAAGTCCGGAAATATTGCCGTATATTATCAAGCAAGGCTTTAAGTGGATTTGCTCAGATGAAGCCGTTTTGGGATGGACACTGCAACACTTCTTTCATCGGGATGGGGCAGGGAATGTCCAGCAACCAGAACTACTTTATCAACCATACCGCTTGCAAACCCCAGCAGGTGATGTGTCAATTGTGTTTCGTGACCACAGATTATCAGATTTGATTGGCTTTACCTATGGGGCAATGCCAGCGAAAAAAGCAGCCGCAGATTTAGTAGGACACCTACAAGCGATCGCTAAAATGCAAAGAGACAGCCAAAATGAAAAACCTTGGCTAGTCACCATCGCCCTAGACGGGGAAAATTGCTGGGAATTTTATCCCCAAGATGGTAAACCCTTCCTAGAAGCTTTATATCAAACCCTGGAATTAGAACCCCATCTCAAACTTGTTACCGTCTCCGAATTTCTGGAACAATTTCCCCCCACAGCCACCATCCCAGGCGGACAACTACACAGCGGTTCCTGGGTAGACGGTAGCTTCACCACCTGGATTGGTGATCCCGCCAAAAATCGCGCTTGGGATTACCTCACCCAAGCCAGAGTCACTCTCGCAAATCATCCTGAAGCCACCGAAGAAACTAATCCCGAAGCTTGGGAAGCCTTGTACGCAGCCGAAGGTTCTGACTGGTTCTGGTGGTTTGGCGAAGGTCATTCTTCCAATCAAGATGCCATCTTTGACCAGTTATTCCGTGAACATTTGTATGGAATTTATAAAGCCTTAAATGAACCGATTCCTTCATACCTACGACAACCAGTAGAAGCCCACGCCGCCAGGACAGACCATCGACCAGAAGGCTTTATTCATCCTGTGATTGATGGTAAAGGAGATGAGCAAGATTGGGATAAAGCCGGACGCATAGAAATCGGTGGAGCGAGGGGAACTATGCATAACAGTAGCCTTGTCCAGCGACTTTGGTATGGGGTAGACCACCTCAATTTCTATTTACGCGTAGACTTCAAAAGTGGCATTGTTGTCGGAGGAGATTTGCCGGCAGAATTGAACTTGTTATGGTTCTATCCCAACAAAACAATGGTCAATAGCCCCATTCCCCTTGCCGAAGTACCAGATTCTGCACCAACTAATTATCTATTCCACCACCATCTAGAAATTAATTTGCTGACGCAGACGGTTCAGTTTCGGGAAGCTGGGGACACTTATCAATGGCATCCTCGTTTTAGTCGTGCCCAAGTAGCTTTAGATAATTGTTTGGAAGTAGCGATCCCCTGGGCAGATTTACAAGTACCACCAGATTATCCGTTACGTCTAATTTTAGTGTTGTCGGATGAAGGGCGTTTCCGTAACTATTTGCCAGAAAACGCTTTGATCCCGATAGAAGTTCCTTAA